The genomic segment CTCATTTAGGGATGAACGGCGGCGGTTCCCGCGGGGCTTTTTTGCGTTTGCGTATGCAGACGCAGAGAGATGCGGGCGCTGCGGACAGGAGCGGGTTTAATTGGAGTTGAAGCCTGTGACACGGACTCGTTAGGAGAACATGTGTAAGCCACAGCTGTGAGGACGCGTTTTTGGTTAAGAGTGAGAAGATTAGTCCAGTAAAATGTTGCTTTGATGTGGCAGGTGAAGAATGCAGGCTGTGGTTGATCTCTCGCTTAAGttataaatagataaatgaaaCGATAGAAGCCTTTCATACTTCCTTTCTGTGTGAACCCGGTGAGGCTGTTTTGAAAGGGACTGTTTACTTGATGTCTTTCTTTGAAGTTCAGCAGGATCTGGCTTTGATTAGATCAATACTTTGTGTTTCAGAGTGAAGAGGAGCTGAGAAGGTCCCCCGCTGCTTTCAGAGAGTGAGGAGAAATAGGCTGTGGAGGCAGAAAGGCACTCTCACACGGCGAGCAGAGCTGGAGCCATGAGCAGGGCGCTTACGGAGCACATCAGCACTAGCTTCCGAGAAGATGCTCCTCGTCCTCCGGTGCCGGGGGAGGAGGGAGAGGCGTCATGCTGCAACCCCAGCAGACCTACCAAAATGAGAGCCCAAAGCAAGGTTAAGGAAGCCGCCGCTCCTCCGGGGTCCACACCACGGAGGAATGAGGATGGACTTGGGGAGCCGGAGGGCAGCGCATCCCCGGATTCGCCTCTAGTCCGGTGGGCAAAGTCTCTACATTTCCTCCTGGGTGACCAAGACGGTGCTCACCTCTTCAAGACCTTCTTGGAGCGGGAGAACTGCGTTGACACTTTGGACTTCTGGTTCGCCTGCAACGGCTTCAGGCAAATGGACCTTAAGGATACCAAAACGCTGCGAGTTGCCAAAGTTATCTGCAAGCGGTACATCGACAACAGCAGCATCGTGGCAAAGCAGCTGAAGCCTGCAACCAAGACCTTCATAAGGGATAGTATCAAGAAGCAACAAATAGACTCAGCCATGTTCGACCAGGCGCAGACGGAGATCCAGACCTACATGGAGGAGAACGCGTACCAGATGTTCCTGACCTCTGACATATACCTCGATTATGCGCGCAGCGGCTGCGAGAACGCCGCATACATGAACCACAGCGGGCTGGGCAGCCTCAAGCTCATGTGCGGATACCTTCCTCCTCTCATCGAAGAAGAGGAGTGGAGTTGTAACGACCTGAAGGCAAAAACATTGGGCTCCGTGGTCGGACTGTCCGCAAAGAACCTGAGGGCCACCGCCGCCATCCGGACGGCCGCTGAAGTCCTGGAGAACAAATGCAGGTGAGCCAACGCTCCTTCATTATCCTGCTCTAAATATGTGGCAGTTATTTCAAATATGCCTCGGAGAGAGGTAAAGGCGCATGATCAAAGCGCAGAGAGGAACAtgcctgtgtgtttgtgccCTCCTGCCTTGTAGTTAGTCAGGGGGTGGAGAGGCGGGGAGGGTGCAAAACATGAATGCATCTGAGCCTTCCTTTTAAGTAAATGGTGTCTTGCAGGCAGCCCTCTGCTGGCTTGCTCAAGTTTCCTGTGCTTTGAAACCCTTCCTCCGGTTCAGGACTGAACTCAGACACCAAACCTCATGCCACATCAAGGAGTGTGCTGCTATTGTAaacttctgcctttttttttctttctctgtccTTATTGCACTCACTAAGCCATATAGTTATTGCTCACTGTTGCAAAATCTTCCTTAATCCAGGGAAATGTAGAGTTAAAATAAGTAGACTCCTGGAGGAGACATTGTTTTCTTGGTCAGAGATGAAAGCAGGACGATTTGTGGAAAGCTTTTATCTTAAGAAGTCGTCCCACACACCATCCAACAGCTGAAAGTCTTTTCAAGCCcggaacattttgaaaaacaggatttttttttttttttgcgtaaGCCTCCTTCAAAGGagcttcagttttctttttcaccaAACAACTTTGTCCACACATCTGGACTCGGTTATTCCTCAGAGAGTTGATCACGTCTCCAGAAACGCAGGAGATATTGATGATTCCTTCCTTTTCTGTCAAGTTAGCGAAACATTTGTGgacatttctgaataaaaaatgaacatttaaaacagtttaagcaTTCAAGAGAGCAGATGACAGTTGCTGTATTTTGTCTTGTGTGAAGCTAGAAGCCAATAAGCACTGGGTTTGTTGACATGTGGGCATATCCTGccttgcactttttttttttttttttgtgtttccccTGGAAGAATAGCGGAGAGGGAAGGAGCCCCTTCTTTTCTCCCTTCCGTCACCCACGTTTTCCCCCTGCCTCTCACCATCTCTCTGGGTCAACCAATTTCCATCTCAAACATGTGGAACTAATTTCGCCACTGCACAGATTCTGTTTTCCTTCATCTGTTTGAGGGACCTCCAATAGTTGACTACAAAGCGGTAGAAAGGCACGACAACAAAAAGACGTTCTCGGCTCGGCGCGGCCGATCCAGAGTTTTCCCTCTCTTTGTTTTGCGTCCAACGCTTCTATCTCCTCcgtttgaaagaaaaatgtgtctaaCAAGAGACCAAGCGTGGTTTGGAGGGAGAAAAACAGGAAGGAGGGGGGGTAGATCATGAAAGAAAGAGGGAGCGAGGGGGTGCAGAGAGCCCAGCTGTGCTAAATACCTGACTCTTTGCGTGGACCTTCCAAAGGTCAGATTTGTGCTTGGGGCCTACAGCTTTAGTCATGCTGGGGTTCTCCTCAGCACTCCCGGCAGAAGGCATTCTCATAAAGAAAGAGGCCCACCTTCCCCCTTTCCCCTCGCTCCTTCTCATTCCCTCTCTAAAGCTCAAGTTCCCCCGTCTTCTCCTTCCCTCCCTTCCTTGTCCACCCCCTCACTACTGGAACAGGAATGCAACACAGCAGGAGAGAGTAGaaaagacagagagactttaGAAAGGAAAGTAGGGGAGAGTTGGCAAGGGAGGGGCCCTAGACCATCTGATAGCAGACAAGGAGAGATGGAGGGGAGAAAACTGCTGAAAAAAGTTGATCAGCATAACCTGCAACCTGACATGTGGGGGGGTCGGCatgaaagataaagaaaaaagccCACATGTCCAACATTACTGATACTTAAAGACCcagaaaattgtgttgtttaacAAGTTCTTGCGATTATAAAGActattaagctcaaaattgcatttctgagtattactttATACAAATCGATGTGAAATgagagcagacgaaaaaattcCATTTGGAAAAGATATAAAAATGAGCCACAATGAGATggggaaagggggtggggttgctcatCAGTGCCCACAGTTCTacccacaagtcagaggcaagtttctaatgaactgatctgcagaaacaacagttttttgggggattttggctaaaatagaTCACAGGGAACcctttgaaaatatatcaaaagaggATTAAAGTTGGGACTGAGACCCAgtctaattaaaaagaaaaggtatttttggtgtttttaacatgtttttgtcatctttttctgatgatggaggatgtaATTaggaaaatttaaatttaaattacatttcaagtatttgtttattcaaatttttgggAATCacgagcacacacacacaaaacattgTATAAGCTCCTTGATCCACTCCACTAAAGggatgggaagaggggcgggatTGCTCTAAGTGCCAACAGTCACACCCACAACTCTAAGGCAAGTTTCTAacgaactcctgctgctctgcagaaactatgtcctagaaaacaacagtttttttggatgaaaaaaCTTCAcagggaacgctttgaaaataaatcagaagAAGATTAAAGTGGGACTAAGACACactctaataaataaaatgtatttttggtatttttaacatggttttgtgatcttttcgtaatgatggacgacatatattaggaaaattaagcttaaaattgcatcaATAAGTAttaattcattcaaattgttgggaatcTGGAGCTCTCacgaaaagaaaataatatttgtgatGGAAAAAATACCCACAAGCTCCTTGATCCACTCCACAACAGGGAtaggaagaggggcggggttgctttcagtgccaacagtcctgcccacaattcaggcaagtttctaatgaacttttgctgctctgcagaaactataacattttttttggattttggctcaaaaAAATCACAGGTaacgctttgaaaatatatcaaaagaggATTAGAAAAGGACccactcaaataaataaatgtatttctggtgtttttaacatgttattgtgatCTTTTTGTAATGATGGAGGATGTGTATGAAGATAATTAAGCTTAGAATgacttttttaagcatttattacCCTTTACTGCCCACAACTGAGAGGGGAAATTcttaaaaactttgattttgattaaaaactgcataatcataagaaaaaaaatagctcaaaagatgatcagagtgggtctttaggggAGAACATCAACAAAACCAATGTAAACTCACCACCTTTGCATCTGAAAATACAAAGAAAGTTAAATAAACTTTCCTCTATGCTGTCACTTCTCAACACTACTTAAAACTAATGTCCTCGCTGCTTCTTCTCAGGTCGCATCGTCGGGGAGACGCCGCCAGCCCTTACTTTGTCAACTCTGGCTACATTTTTGCTCCCGCCACCAGTGCCAACGACAGCGAGATCTCCAGCGATGCTACGACGGACGACTCCATGTCGATGACGGACAGTAGCGtgtaagtttgtttgtttttatctcctGCCCCTCTTCCCTTGAGCCCCATTTGGCTGTGATGAAGCAGCACTGCTCATTTCTGGACGAAGTTCTGAGAACTTTTATTGTTTCCATCACATCTGAACGAGGCTGGACCAGGTTCCAGTGAACACCTTTCCAGGAAAAAAGTCTCGTTGGTGTGAAGGAAAATATTTGGCCTTGTAGTTCAACATGATCTGCTTTTCTTGGAGCCAAGGGAATGCACTGCTGAGGAATAATGGCGtgtaatgtattttaattatccTCTATGACTGACTGCAGGTAATTCTGTTAATGTGTAGCTGTTGCTGTAGGCCCCCGGGAGATAACTGTGGGAAAGTCATTACGTCTGAAGACCTTTTTGAAGTTTATTCTGATGCATTACAGGCTGGAAAAAACACTAAGAATGTCTTGATGTGGGTGGGGGTGTTGTCTCCCTTTCCTCAAAGTTGATATGTATCCATCCCACCCACCCTTCTGCCACAacagacttgtttttttcatattatctAATCGCTTTTTCCCTTTGAAGAAGTGGAGGAGCGAGGGAGGGAAATGGCCGTTCGGGCCTCAAGACAAACTCATTGAAAAATGTTGGCAGCAAATGAAAGGAGGCTTACTCACATGGTGGGTCGGTTTCCTGCCACTGGCCTCTGCGGCGTGCTGAGATCATGTGTCTGCGAGGCTTTAACAGGGTTTACTCATTTCTAGACCTTCGGACAAGACGAAAAGGAACTTCCCCCGGCCAGATTAGGTCAACCCAACCCCAAAAAATGAAAGCGGGGAAAGAGGAAAACGTTTTTCTCTTTCGCTTTCCTGAAGCATTTGTAGGAGTGTTGAGGCACCAAGTGCAAGGGAGtgagaaaataaagtgcatGGAGTATAAAGGGCTTAACTGAATCGCTTTCAGCCTATTGTTAGGTGAGGGGAGCTTAGCGGGATAAGAGGGTGGCTGGCTGCTTTGAAAATGACTTGCACTACTGAATAGGACATCGCCATAAAGTAAAGGCCCATGAAACCATGAAAGAGTCTACGGCTGTTTTTCTTCCCCAAACCTGGACAAAGAGCACAGTTGTCTGACAGGGTGGGGACAGTTCACACTGAGAGAAACACTGTTGGTTAAGGGGGAAGTTTTGTTTGCTGCTAACTTTGGGGCTCTTGTCGGCACACAAGTTCCTCCGGGCTGTTGAGTTCTACTTTTGAAGAGTTTCCTGTGTTTCTTCCTGCGCCTTTGGGGGAAGATGGTTTGTTCTCTCGGGAGCTCAGCTGGAGGTGGTCGTTGTTTCtcgtagatcaggggtgtcaaactcaatcgcacaaggggccaaaatccaaaacatttattgaacattctaaaactacatttttaaaactgtactttttaacataattatgtactaaatatatagcattacctgtgataatgctagtgtgaatgctgttagctgaattttggttgctgaagattctagtgctaatagctgaagatgcttaaaatgatagttgaaaacactgaagctaaaatctgaaaatgccaaagctaattgctgaaatcacttaagctaatagcttaaatcaataaagctaatagctgaaaacgctgaagctgatagctgaaaacactgaagctaaaatctgaaaatgccaaagctaattgctgaaaacgctgaagctgatagttgaaatcacttaagctaatagcttaaatcaattaagctaatatctgaaaacgctgaagctgataactgaaatcactgatgctaatagctgaaaacgctgaagctgaaagctgaaatcacttaagctaatagcttaaatcaataaagctaatagctgaaaatgctgatagctggaatcactgaagttaaaaatctgaaaatggcaaagctaatagctgaaatcactgaaactaatagcttaaatcaatgaagctgatagctgaaatcactaaaactAATAGCTTAAAtcaatgaagctaatagctgaaaaccctgaagctgattgctgaaatcattgatgcttatagctgaaaacgctgaagctgatagctaatagctgaaattacttcagctaatagctgaaatcactgtaTCTGATAGCTGAacacgctgaagctaatagctgaacaCGCtggctgatagccagctaaaatattagctgaatgccaaattagcctattaatcaaacaaaaaagcctaaattagccaaaacagctcacttgtagcagaaaaaaactgaacttcaaaatagccaaagaaggcttaattagctaaaaccgctagcatgtagctgaagtattaactaaactccaaaatagcctaaaaaacccccagtaaatgccaaaatagtccaaaaagctagcagaatgctaatttttaaaactttaaaactgtatttatagcataaatatgaataataaaaaggcaggaatatttttccagaataaatcagcttaaacctttaataacgtTTAGTATTTAGGCTCCACTGAAATATACTTTTtcaaatcatacaagttagaaatgatgTTATTAATGGGCCATTAATaccaataaagtaaaataatatggagggccggatccggcccctgggccttgactttgacacatgttgtAGATGAATCTTTCTGCAGCACAGGTGGCATTGTCATTTCTTCCATTGTCCTGTGACTGACAGGAACAGCTCTGATGAGAAGTGCTAATTGCTAAAGACTTTCTTGTATCTCTTCCAACAAAACCAAATTTCCCAGCTTGTTTCCAAGGAACAATTTGATTAGTGTGGCCTTTTTTTATAGTGGTTAAAAGACAAGAGCAAATTTGAACCTCATTTCCTAGATAAAGAACAAGAAGAGAAGGATTTTGGGAGGGGTAAGAagtgggggatttttttttctctttttgcttaTATCTTATTTATGGATTTAGTTGGACGCTGGGGAATGCTGCTGCACCAACTTCAAACATTACCTTATCTTACAAACCAGCCTTTTGATGTTGCTGAGATCAGAGGCTCACTGCAGAGCGCTTGCCAAACGAAGATGGCAGCGGGTGCATATGTGCATGAGTGTGAGATTTCAAAGAGGCAGCAGAAAAAGTAGCGTTTGGGCTAGGTCAGGCACTTCTGAACAGCCCGAAAACGGCCACGGTAATTGGCCAAGCTTAACGGCAGCTGACCAGACGAAGGGAAAAGCAGAGAATGATCTTCCCAGAATAAACGCTCAATTGTCCTGAGACTTTCAGTGCTTGCTGCAGAAGGTCATGAGCAGCACTCGCTATCTGGGTGTGAGacaaataaagtcaaagttGGGCTGATGTAATGCTATCTGTGGAGTTAATTGTAACCGTtgtcctgttgttgtttttattgccGCCTCTCTGGCCTTCCAATTTAGCAGGAATGTGCAAAGCGAGCCAATATTCTGTGGTGGTTTCATCATTTCTGGGCCCGTCTTCAGTCATTACGGGAGAGCGGTGACGTCCCCGATGAGCTGTGTCACTAACTTTCCAGACCTCAAACAGTCATTGATGTCTTTGTCCTCCACAGAGATGGAGTCCCTCCCTACAAGCTGGGCACCAAGAAGCAGCTCCAGCGGGAGATGCACCGCAGCGTCAAGATCAACGGCCAGGTCACGCTGCCGCATTTTCCGGTAAGCCCCGCCTCTTGACACTCTGATAGGTGACCCGCTTTTGCAGGGATGCTAGTTGGGAGTGTCAAAGAAATAGCGACTAGCTTCAGACGGAGACTTTTAGAGATGTAACCGACACAGCAAAGCTTTGCAGGCTTCAGATAAAGACGTCAATGATGGATAGACACAAATTCTTCATGAATCTAGGGTTGTTTTGACCCTGCTGCTGCGAGAACATTGAAGTATCTGGGTCAAAACAGAGTGACAAAGGCCTAAAAggcaagaaaataaacacaaagctCTTTGTTTTTCCATATTCAAACACAGGTatgtgttttagtgtgtttgtgGACGTGTTTGGCATTGCTGTATGTTTccccagtttttttattttagtttttttatttcctctttgtgtttttgtctcccCCCCTTCCACATCTTTCTCTTCCTTTCCCCACTTGTACTCTTTTAATGTTTCCCTCCTGATTTGGAGATGGCTCTGTCTCCCATGATGCACCAGCCCCAGGCAGCGGGGGCCCCGTGCAGGGCTGGCGCTCCTTTGCCAGC from the Oryzias melastigma strain HK-1 linkage group LG1, ASM292280v2, whole genome shotgun sequence genome contains:
- the LOC112157132 gene encoding axin-2 isoform X2; translation: MSRALTEHISTSFREDAPRPPVPGEEGEASCCNPSRPTKMRAQSKVKEAAAPPGSTPRRNEDGLGEPEGSASPDSPLVRWAKSLHFLLGDQDGAHLFKTFLERENCVDTLDFWFACNGFRQMDLKDTKTLRVAKVICKRYIDNSSIVAKQLKPATKTFIRDSIKKQQIDSAMFDQAQTEIQTYMEENAYQMFLTSDIYLDYARSGCENAAYMNHSGLGSLKLMCGYLPPLIEEEEWSCNDLKAKTLGSVVGLSAKNLRATAAIRTAAEVLENKCRSHRRGDAASPYFVNSGYIFAPATSANDSEISSDATTDDSMSMTDSSVDGVPPYKLGTKKQLQREMHRSVKINGQVTLPHFPRTHRLPKEMTPVEPSAFAAQLIAKLEKLRREQDTMSSLEERLQQIQEEDEREESSDVSGSTSLHHPLLPSGGHCEEDPQAILDEHLSRVLKTPGCQSPGVVRHSPRSRSPDRTGALVSSGHGPFFGGYHGATKVAMPTSRQPTKHIHHHYIHHHHAGPKTKEQIETEAAQRVQCLCPQGGANYSDFAPNRCSTLSRRPLKACEEGVSSPCLPLVSTDRSQNVWQWILESERQGKHKPHSTQGLKKSIPLDSKILPARTAPSWGGGGIGNGAHFRGHHPGHPFIQDPAMPPLPPPNTLAQLEEACRRLEEVSKPPKQNQQPSEGQEPSRWCPPQRRRISTQPFTPSRRV